The Halomicronema hongdechloris C2206 genome includes a window with the following:
- a CDS encoding nSTAND1 domain-containing NTPase → MSRNALIVGINPYHHLTPLKAPATDAEAIAQRLEGEGEFRVKRLPEVVPDGKPTVSQQAVVTLAELKKALVELFNPGGNQYPDTALLYFSGHGLRDQSGIVEGYLASSDADPEREFFGLSLTWLRRLLEESPVRQQIIWLDCCHSGALLDFAEADPGDRGGGRDRNFIAASRNFELAYEDLGSDHSVLTRALLEGLDPGRLGDRWVTNLSLTDFITETLKRELQTPICNNSGEPINLTRRWQATAETTATVEDTGICPYKGLSYFDWNSDDPNYFYGRQTLTDELLDHVRTDNFLAITGASGSGKSSVLRAGLLHQLQQGRRIFGSDRWEIRLFLPGDNPCQNLAAAFIDEGITHIERAEQQGKAEALIKEGADGLRRLVQTTTAPRVVLVVDQFEEVFTLCQDAAERTQFFATLLGALEHCGDKLCLIPAMRADFVGRCFEQDYSGLAQQVQDHLVAVKPMSREELTQAIEKPAQRVGLAIEPELVTTLLNDVETSPGGLPLMQYTLRELWNRRQENTLELKTYTQLAASPGTLKQRADEVYEGFSSDKQATGPPYFLEPDPAGRRHRRHPPACGQEQFGDGKHPEPLIDEVVKCLADANLVVTSELVGKGGREQGGGNRERVAIVDVAHEALIRNWPRLRRWLEGDRDLLMQQRKIELAADEWTTQNQRNTYLLEGHMLSDALAFCKKHGQELPISNQAEVLLNRSLRQRRVNWLKLSSVLILPLTLAYFILEPTIRRGRIQEARAQIRQKGPGTREAVEYVVRGCPMHKKLGNSLIPASVVSTIFGDCINLYSYDLSSADLSTANLSGADLSGADLSSANLSSANLSSANLSGADLSNANLSNANLYSSDLNEAGLYSANLSEADLSGADFNSANLSSADLHNAELYAAVLKNASLHDAKLNDANLSYANLHSVDLRNADLSNARLHSADLRFAFLRSADLSNSNLRSADLRQAYFHYANFDSAFLRSANFTYADLSYASLINADLSGVNLSNADLSNADLSNADLSNANLNEAFLGSVKFNHANLSDANLSDANLINADFQNTDLHDASLRNANLRFAYFLSTDLRSARNLIGSQLTGKNQPDLCNVPLPLEININKDRDCDLLPQKFDSWGGFDNLEEAKAYVEEARQKVWEE, encoded by the coding sequence ATGAGTCGCAACGCTCTGATCGTCGGCATCAACCCCTACCACCACCTCACCCCCCTCAAAGCCCCCGCCACCGACGCCGAGGCGATCGCCCAGCGGCTAGAAGGCGAGGGGGAGTTTCGGGTGAAGCGGCTGCCGGAAGTGGTGCCTGACGGAAAGCCGACGGTATCTCAACAGGCAGTGGTGACTCTGGCGGAGCTGAAGAAAGCCTTGGTGGAGCTGTTCAACCCTGGCGGCAACCAGTACCCCGATACGGCGCTGCTGTATTTCTCGGGCCATGGTCTGCGGGATCAATCCGGCATTGTGGAGGGCTACCTGGCCAGCAGCGACGCCGACCCAGAACGGGAGTTTTTTGGCCTCTCCCTCACCTGGCTGCGGCGCCTGCTGGAGGAAAGCCCGGTGCGTCAGCAGATTATTTGGCTGGACTGCTGCCACAGCGGGGCATTGCTGGATTTTGCCGAGGCTGATCCGGGGGACCGGGGCGGGGGGCGCGATCGCAACTTCATTGCCGCTTCCCGCAACTTTGAGTTGGCTTATGAAGACCTGGGCAGCGACCACAGTGTGTTGACCCGCGCCCTGCTGGAGGGGCTTGATCCAGGGCGGCTGGGCGATCGCTGGGTGACGAACCTGTCCCTGACCGACTTCATCACCGAAACCCTGAAGCGAGAACTCCAGACCCCCATCTGCAACAACTCGGGGGAGCCGATCAACCTCACCCGCCGCTGGCAGGCCACCGCTGAAACTACGGCAACCGTCGAAGACACGGGCATCTGTCCCTACAAGGGCCTGTCCTACTTCGACTGGAACAGCGACGACCCCAACTATTTCTATGGTCGCCAGACCCTGACCGACGAACTGCTCGACCATGTGCGCACCGATAATTTCCTGGCCATCACCGGGGCCTCCGGCAGCGGCAAGTCTTCCGTGCTGCGGGCCGGGCTGCTGCACCAGCTGCAGCAGGGGCGGCGCATCTTCGGCAGCGATCGCTGGGAGATTCGGCTGTTTCTCCCTGGCGACAACCCCTGCCAGAACCTCGCCGCCGCCTTCATCGACGAGGGCATTACCCACATCGAGCGGGCCGAGCAGCAGGGCAAAGCCGAAGCCCTGATTAAAGAAGGAGCGGATGGTCTGCGCCGCCTGGTGCAAACTACCACCGCTCCCCGCGTGGTGCTGGTGGTGGATCAGTTCGAGGAGGTGTTTACCCTCTGCCAGGACGCCGCCGAGCGAACCCAGTTCTTCGCCACCCTGCTGGGGGCCTTGGAACACTGCGGTGACAAGCTCTGCCTGATTCCGGCCATGCGGGCCGACTTCGTCGGGCGCTGCTTCGAGCAGGACTACAGCGGCCTGGCCCAGCAGGTACAGGACCATCTGGTGGCTGTAAAGCCCATGAGCCGGGAGGAGCTGACCCAGGCGATCGAGAAACCAGCCCAGCGGGTGGGACTGGCGATCGAACCGGAGCTGGTCACTACCCTGCTCAACGACGTGGAAACCTCCCCCGGTGGCCTGCCGCTGATGCAGTACACCCTGAGAGAACTGTGGAATCGCCGCCAGGAGAATACTCTAGAGCTGAAAACCTACACCCAGCTCGCGGCGTCACCCGGCACCCTGAAGCAGCGAGCCGATGAGGTGTATGAGGGCTTCAGCTCCGATAAGCAGGCCACCGGCCCGCCATATTTTCTTGAACCTGACCCAGCTGGGCGAAGGCACCGAAGACACCCGCCGGCGTGTGGCCAAGAGCAGTTTGGTGACGGAAAGCATCCAGAACCGCTGATTGACGAAGTGGTGAAATGCCTGGCCGATGCGAATTTGGTGGTGACGAGTGAGCTGGTGGGGAAGGGGGGTAGGGAACAGGGAGGAGGGAATAGGGAACGGGTAGCGATCGTGGATGTGGCCCATGAAGCGCTGATTCGGAACTGGCCCAGGTTGAGGCGGTGGCTAGAGGGAGACCGCGATCTGCTTATGCAGCAGCGGAAGATTGAGCTGGCAGCGGATGAGTGGACGACCCAGAACCAGCGCAATACCTACCTGCTAGAAGGGCACATGCTCTCCGACGCGCTGGCATTTTGCAAAAAACACGGTCAGGAGCTGCCGATTTCCAACCAGGCGGAAGTGTTGCTCAACCGCAGCCTGAGACAGCGACGAGTAAACTGGCTGAAGCTAAGCAGCGTGCTGATTTTGCCTTTGACCCTAGCCTATTTCATTCTTGAACCCACGATACGCCGAGGTCGTATTCAAGAAGCCAGAGCCCAGATTCGCCAAAAAGGGCCTGGTACTCGTGAAGCTGTGGAATACGTCGTTAGAGGCTGTCCAATGCATAAGAAGCTAGGGAATAGCCTAATCCCTGCATCTGTTGTTTCAACCATCTTTGGTGATTGCATCAACCTCTACAGTTACGATCTGAGCAGCGCTGACTTGAGCACCGCTAACCTCAGCGGTGCCGACCTCAGCGGTGCTGACCTCAGCAGCGCTAACCTCAGCAGCGCTAACCTCAGCAGCGCTAACCTCAGCGGTGCCGACCTCAGCAACGCCAATCTCAGCAACGCTAATCTTTACTCTAGTGACCTAAACGAAGCAGGCCTCTACTCTGCCAATCTCAGCGAAGCAGACCTTAGTGGAGCTGATTTCAATAGCGCTAACCTGAGCTCCGCAGACCTTCACAACGCTGAACTCTACGCTGCGGTCCTCAAAAACGCTAGCCTACACGACGCTAAACTGAATGACGCTAACCTCAGCTATGCCAATCTCCATAGTGTCGATCTCCGCAATGCTGATTTAAGTAACGCTAGACTCCACTCTGCTGACCTTCGCTTTGCTTTTCTCAGATCTGCTGACCTTAGCAATAGCAACCTCCGCTCTGCCGACCTCCGCCAAGCTTACTTTCACTATGCCAACTTCGACTCTGCCTTTCTCCGTTCCGCCAACTTCACCTACGCCGATCTCAGCTACGCCAGTCTCATCAACGCTGACCTCAGCGGCGTTAACCTCAGCAATGCAGATCTCAGCAATGCAGATCTCAGCAATGCAGATCTCAGCAATGCCAACCTCAACGAAGCTTTCTTAGGCTCAGTCAAATTCAACCATGCCAATCTTAGCGACGCTAACCTTAGCGACGCTAACCTCATCAACGCAGATTTTCAGAATACCGACCTCCATGATGCCAGCCTCCGTAATGCTAATCTCCGCTTCGCCTACTTTTTGTCTACTGATTTAAGGTCAGCTCGAAATCTCATAGGTAGTCAGTTAACAGGCAAAAATCAGCCGGATCTGTGCAATGTTCCGCTGCCTCTTGAGATCAACATTAATAAAGATCGAGACTGCGACCTGTTGCCTCAAAAATTCGACTCATGGGGAGGGTTTGACAATCTTGAAGAGGCCAAAGCCTACGTCGAGGAGGCACGTCAGAAAGTTTGGGAGGAGTAA
- a CDS encoding CU044_2847 family protein, giving the protein MTQLVPLTLDDNTVIYVEATDDVAAPIQPVGSPEGPTRTSKGASDQVLRGFQAMQGTICAYTCYTLNAFRSMAGANVDKVILEFGIKIGGEAGVPYVTKGTAESNLKITVECSFPENS; this is encoded by the coding sequence ATGACCCAGCTTGTCCCCCTCACCCTCGATGACAACACGGTGATCTACGTCGAAGCCACCGACGACGTCGCCGCCCCAATTCAGCCGGTCGGCTCTCCCGAAGGTCCCACCCGCACCAGCAAAGGCGCTAGCGATCAGGTGCTGCGCGGCTTCCAGGCGATGCAAGGCACCATCTGCGCCTATACCTGCTACACCCTCAACGCCTTCCGCTCCATGGCCGGGGCGAATGTGGATAAGGTCATCCTGGAGTTTGGCATCAAGATCGGCGGCGAGGCCGGTGTCCCCTACGTCACCAAGGGCACGGCAGAATCAAATTTGAAGATCACTGTGGAGTGCTCCTTTCCCGAAAACTCTTAG
- a CDS encoding DUF4033 domain-containing protein, translating to MTGPPAASESQPPETVYHDGPIDRAFIWLFSRKMARAVGQRRTRPGYDGFVELSRHIMAGRNAAEQQALVAVVLRSLVPAQVLWLVRRLCSPTQLVCELNAWFAARLFQWLVGPCEVTEVEITDADGQVHHQRSGVQIQKCRYLAQSRCVGTCINLCKLPTQEFFSRDFAIPLTLTPNFEDYSCKMVFGQLPPSLEDEEVYGQPCLVNQCDSAQATARAACHQIHA from the coding sequence ATGACAGGCCCCCCAGCGGCATCTGAATCCCAGCCCCCTGAGACGGTCTACCATGATGGCCCCATCGATCGGGCCTTCATCTGGCTGTTCAGTCGTAAGATGGCCCGGGCTGTGGGCCAACGTAGGACTCGGCCGGGCTATGACGGGTTTGTGGAGTTATCTCGGCACATCATGGCGGGGCGCAATGCTGCGGAGCAACAGGCGTTAGTAGCGGTGGTTCTCAGATCTCTGGTGCCGGCTCAGGTGCTCTGGCTAGTTCGTCGGTTGTGTTCTCCCACCCAGCTGGTTTGTGAACTAAATGCCTGGTTTGCGGCTCGATTATTTCAGTGGCTGGTGGGCCCTTGCGAGGTCACTGAGGTAGAGATTACCGACGCCGATGGTCAGGTTCATCATCAGCGTAGTGGGGTACAAATTCAAAAGTGCCGCTACCTGGCGCAGAGTCGCTGTGTCGGCACCTGTATTAATCTGTGCAAGCTCCCCACCCAGGAGTTTTTCAGCCGCGACTTTGCCATTCCCCTGACCCTGACTCCTAACTTTGAGGACTATAGCTGCAAGATGGTCTTTGGGCAATTGCCTCCCTCTTTGGAAGACGAAGAGGTCTATGGGCAGCCTTGCCTAGTCAACCAATGTGACTCGGCCCAGGCAACTGCTAGGGCTGCTTGTCACCAGATCCATGCCTGA
- a CDS encoding CU044_2847 family protein, whose amino-acid sequence MAQLIPIQLEDGTQIYIEATEDIATPTPDGPATAGETTRTAKGLGLPSHQASQRITQSFQAIEGTIRTYTRYTLNAFRELAIAEVERVTLEFGVSVGGEAGIPYVTQGRAESNLRITVECSFKSSQQ is encoded by the coding sequence ATGGCTCAACTGATTCCCATCCAATTAGAAGATGGAACCCAGATCTATATTGAAGCGACTGAGGATATTGCGACGCCAACTCCAGATGGCCCCGCCACCGCCGGCGAAACGACCCGGACAGCCAAGGGCCTCGGTCTTCCCAGTCATCAAGCCAGTCAACGGATTACTCAGAGCTTTCAGGCCATAGAAGGGACCATTCGCACCTATACCCGCTATACCCTCAATGCCTTCAGAGAGCTGGCCATCGCAGAGGTAGAACGGGTCACGCTGGAGTTTGGCGTCTCCGTCGGTGGAGAAGCGGGGATTCCCTATGTCACCCAGGGCAGAGCCGAAAGTAACCTACGCATCACCGTGGAGTGCTCCTTCAAGAGCTCCCAACAGTAA
- a CDS encoding 2TM domain-containing protein: MAEQYASEDAQQILHLAIARQTEGGELTRTQLLEIASELGIAPETLAAAEQEWEQRKSEFEELKLFEEHRRQRFQSHLVRYVIVNLFLLALNFLTTGGFSFALFVILAWGLGLSLHAWHTYQPNKHRYYDEFEKWRRRRQLRQSFTRMIDRLLGT; the protein is encoded by the coding sequence ATGGCAGAACAGTATGCTTCGGAAGACGCTCAGCAGATTCTGCACCTTGCGATCGCACGTCAGACCGAGGGTGGCGAACTGACACGCACGCAACTGCTGGAAATTGCTAGTGAGCTAGGCATTGCCCCAGAAACCCTGGCGGCAGCTGAGCAAGAGTGGGAGCAACGCAAGAGCGAGTTTGAAGAATTAAAACTCTTCGAAGAGCATCGACGCCAGCGATTTCAATCCCACCTGGTGCGATACGTCATCGTTAACTTGTTCCTCCTAGCCCTGAATTTCCTGACTACTGGGGGCTTTAGCTTTGCGCTCTTCGTGATCCTGGCCTGGGGATTGGGGCTATCCCTCCATGCCTGGCACACCTACCAGCCCAACAAACACCGCTATTACGACGAATTCGAGAAATGGCGACGGCGGCGGCAGCTACGCCAGTCCTTCACCCGTATGATCGATCGACTCCTGGGCACCTAG
- a CDS encoding ABC-F family ATP-binding cassette domain-containing protein, translated as MGLIGTNGSGKSTLLKMIAGLEPIDGGELWTNSGAKVVYLPQQPTMDDDHTVLQQVFAGAGERMALIREYEAISHRMARGQDNLDSLLGKLSRLTEQIEAANAWDLETQAKVILSRLGIEDLDKRVGELSGGYRKRIAIAAALLADPDALLMDEPTNHLDAASVEWLQTYLDGFRGALLLITHDRYFLDRVTNRILEVDRGDLYSYDGNYSYYLEKKAEMEAAAAGAQRKHANLLRRELAWLQRGPKARSTKQKARIQRIEGWQEQEFKETLGTVDIATAGRRIGKKVIELEEVTKGYHGQPLIENFTYTFEPNDRIGIIGPNGVGKSTLMDVITGRTAPDAGRIDIGSTIHFGYFDQHSDDLMTNPNQRVIEYLKETAELVRTADGSVITASQMLERFLFPPNQQYAPIHKLSGGERRRLFLLQVLMQAPNVLILDEPTNDLDVQTLGVLEDYLDSFNGCVIVVSHDRYFLDRTVNTIFAFEGQGRIRQYPGNYSIYLDLYQAQSGSDSSSQTPSAETTAQQADPQPAQQTSKSNRASPAPSRPKPLSYKEKREYEHLEAQIPELEAEKTAIEKALYGNPPSDYTEVTTLSERLSELTQAIDDATERWLELAERAD; from the coding sequence GTGGGGCTGATTGGCACCAATGGCTCCGGCAAATCAACGCTGCTGAAAATGATTGCCGGCCTAGAGCCCATCGATGGCGGTGAGCTCTGGACTAACTCTGGGGCCAAGGTGGTCTATCTGCCCCAGCAGCCCACCATGGACGATGACCATACAGTGCTGCAGCAGGTGTTTGCCGGTGCCGGCGAGCGCATGGCCCTAATTCGAGAATACGAAGCCATTTCCCACCGCATGGCCCGCGGCCAGGACAACCTGGATAGCTTGCTGGGAAAACTATCCCGACTGACGGAGCAGATTGAGGCCGCCAACGCCTGGGATTTAGAGACCCAGGCCAAGGTGATTCTGAGCCGCCTGGGTATCGAAGATTTGGATAAGCGAGTCGGCGAGCTGTCTGGGGGGTATCGCAAGCGCATCGCCATCGCCGCTGCCCTCTTGGCCGATCCCGACGCCCTACTGATGGACGAGCCGACCAACCACCTGGATGCGGCCTCGGTGGAATGGTTGCAGACCTATCTGGATGGCTTTAGGGGAGCCCTGTTGCTGATCACCCACGATCGCTATTTTCTCGATCGGGTCACCAATCGCATCCTGGAAGTGGACCGGGGCGACCTCTACAGCTATGACGGCAACTACAGCTATTATCTGGAAAAAAAGGCGGAGATGGAAGCTGCCGCCGCAGGAGCTCAGCGCAAACACGCCAATTTGCTGCGGCGGGAGTTGGCCTGGCTGCAGCGTGGCCCCAAGGCCCGCAGCACCAAGCAAAAGGCCCGCATCCAACGCATCGAAGGGTGGCAGGAGCAGGAATTCAAAGAGACCCTGGGAACAGTCGATATTGCCACCGCTGGCCGCCGCATCGGCAAGAAGGTAATCGAGTTAGAGGAAGTCACCAAGGGCTATCACGGCCAGCCCCTGATTGAGAATTTCACCTACACCTTTGAACCAAATGACCGGATTGGCATTATCGGCCCCAATGGCGTCGGTAAGTCGACCCTCATGGACGTGATCACAGGCCGGACAGCCCCCGATGCTGGTCGGATCGACATCGGCAGCACCATCCACTTTGGCTATTTCGACCAGCACTCTGACGACCTGATGACCAACCCGAATCAGCGGGTGATCGAGTATCTCAAGGAAACGGCAGAGCTAGTGCGCACCGCTGACGGCAGCGTGATTACGGCTTCCCAGATGCTAGAGCGGTTTCTGTTTCCGCCCAATCAACAGTATGCCCCCATCCACAAGCTCTCAGGCGGGGAGCGGCGACGCTTGTTTCTGTTGCAGGTGCTGATGCAGGCCCCTAATGTCTTGATCCTGGACGAACCCACCAATGACCTGGATGTGCAGACCCTGGGGGTCTTAGAGGACTATCTGGACAGTTTCAATGGCTGTGTGATCGTGGTGTCCCACGATCGGTACTTTCTAGATCGCACCGTCAACACCATCTTTGCCTTCGAAGGCCAGGGACGCATCCGCCAATATCCCGGCAATTACTCGATCTATCTAGACCTATACCAGGCTCAGTCGGGCTCTGACTCTTCCAGTCAAACGCCATCAGCTGAGACGACGGCGCAGCAGGCTGATCCACAGCCCGCGCAGCAGACCTCGAAGTCCAACAGAGCCTCCCCAGCCCCGTCTCGGCCTAAGCCATTGTCTTACAAAGAGAAGCGAGAATATGAGCACCTAGAAGCCCAGATTCCCGAGTTAGAAGCCGAGAAAACCGCCATCGAAAAAGCCCTCTACGGCAATCCTCCCAGTGACTACACCGAGGTGACCACCCTGTCGGAACGGCTGTCAGAACTGACCCAGGCCATTGATGATGCCACGGAGCGCTGGTTGGAGCTGGCAGAACGGGCCGACTAG
- a CDS encoding nSTAND1 domain-containing NTPase produces the protein MSRNALIVGINPYHHLTSLKAPATDAEAIAQRLEQDGDFKVTRLPERIQPGDVNQPVMAETQTITQTQLEQALKQLFLPKSTQLPETALFYFSGHGIADEEGFYKGYLATSDTHPDRPRSGLSLRWLQWLLSESPIPQQIIWLDCCHSGSIIVDVGAANPGNSASRDRCFIASSRDFERSWEDLNSPYSTLTKALLDGLDPTKSPGRWVNTADLVAHVHQALTGELQTPVCTNFGEAINLTRSWQVPVERAEGAIATDICPYKGLEFFDCNDEDPKYFFGREQLVSQLLDHVRTRPFLALVGASGNGKSSVLRAGLLHQLKLGRRIAGSDQWRICLTRPDRQPMKNLALAFVEEGLSDLDRAEALGKAEGLLGEGSAGLQRLVQASSAPGVILVIDQFEEVFTRCQNPAEREQFFACLMGAVADTTDKLCVVIAMRADFVGKMPGAHEYSGLAQQVQTHMVSVLPLKPEELEAAICKPAEQVNLSVEPALVTEILNDIDGAPGSLPLLQYTLKALWQQRQGNTLQLATYQALGGISGTLDKRATKVYESFDPDQQRTVQHVFQQLTQLGEGTEDTRRRVFLDNLIAEPLHPADRVKTVIETLTDPDNRLLVTSEVVGKGQAAERRAIVDVAHEALIRHWRLLRQWIEQNRDLLRQQRRIEASAVTWQEREKAKGYLLQGLPLIEAMQFQKRRADTFPLSDAAKAFIQKSRQQRNWDRLKTASWLIIPALVLIPVVEHSLRQSRIEANLDRITEQEGTIAERRALQELVAGCAEQRSMNWLPTYITERLFGNCHPLWEAPLENANLSNADLSYADLITADLSGASLMNTDLSYVELSGANLSSVDLSDADLSDANLIAADLRYAFLSNTDLSDADLGAANLSEAIFFGLDLQAAQHLSVDQLQGENPPYLCNASLPTDIQIDKDRDCDQLPQVFVDRGWFNNLEEAKALVEELRQKTWD, from the coding sequence ATGAGTCGCAACGCTCTGATCGTCGGCATCAACCCCTACCACCATCTCACCTCCCTCAAAGCCCCCGCCACCGACGCCGAGGCGATCGCCCAGCGGCTAGAGCAAGACGGCGACTTCAAAGTCACCCGCCTGCCCGAGCGCATCCAACCCGGCGACGTGAATCAGCCGGTGATGGCTGAAACCCAGACCATCACTCAGACTCAGCTAGAACAGGCGCTGAAGCAACTCTTTCTACCCAAAAGCACTCAACTCCCTGAAACGGCTCTGTTTTACTTCTCTGGTCATGGGATTGCTGACGAAGAAGGCTTCTACAAAGGCTACCTGGCCACCAGCGACACCCACCCCGACCGGCCCCGCTCTGGCCTCTCCCTGCGCTGGCTCCAGTGGCTGCTCTCCGAGAGCCCGATCCCGCAGCAGATCATCTGGCTCGACTGCTGTCACAGCGGCTCCATCATCGTCGACGTGGGGGCCGCCAACCCCGGCAACAGCGCCAGCCGCGATCGCTGCTTCATTGCCTCCTCCCGCGACTTCGAGCGATCGTGGGAAGACCTCAACAGCCCCTACAGCACCCTCACCAAAGCCCTACTGGATGGCCTCGACCCGACCAAATCACCGGGGCGCTGGGTGAATACGGCGGACCTGGTGGCCCATGTGCATCAGGCCCTGACCGGAGAGCTGCAGACCCCGGTCTGCACCAACTTTGGCGAGGCGATTAACCTCACCCGCAGCTGGCAGGTGCCGGTGGAGCGGGCGGAGGGGGCGATCGCCACCGACATCTGCCCCTACAAAGGGCTGGAGTTCTTCGACTGCAACGACGAAGACCCCAAATACTTCTTCGGTCGAGAACAGCTGGTGAGTCAGCTGCTGGACCACGTGCGGACCCGCCCCTTCCTGGCCCTGGTGGGGGCCTCCGGTAATGGCAAGTCCTCCGTGCTGCGGGCCGGACTGCTGCACCAGCTCAAGCTGGGACGCCGGATCGCCGGTAGCGACCAGTGGCGCATCTGCCTCACCCGCCCGGACCGGCAGCCGATGAAAAACCTGGCCCTGGCCTTTGTAGAGGAAGGGCTCTCGGATCTGGACCGGGCCGAGGCCCTGGGCAAGGCCGAAGGCCTGCTGGGGGAAGGCAGCGCCGGGCTACAGCGCCTGGTGCAGGCCTCCAGCGCCCCCGGGGTGATTCTGGTGATTGACCAGTTTGAGGAGGTGTTTACCCGCTGCCAGAACCCAGCGGAGCGGGAACAGTTCTTCGCCTGCCTGATGGGGGCCGTCGCCGATACCACCGACAAGCTCTGCGTAGTGATTGCCATGCGGGCCGACTTCGTGGGCAAAATGCCTGGAGCGCACGAATACAGCGGCCTAGCCCAGCAGGTGCAGACCCACATGGTCAGCGTGCTGCCCCTGAAGCCCGAGGAACTCGAAGCTGCCATCTGCAAACCCGCCGAGCAGGTGAATTTGAGCGTCGAGCCCGCCCTGGTGACCGAAATCTTGAACGACATCGACGGTGCCCCCGGCAGCCTGCCCCTGCTGCAGTACACCCTCAAAGCTCTGTGGCAGCAGCGCCAGGGCAACACCCTGCAGCTCGCCACCTACCAGGCCCTGGGCGGCATCAGCGGCACCCTCGACAAGCGAGCCACCAAGGTTTATGAGAGCTTCGACCCCGACCAGCAGCGCACCGTGCAGCATGTGTTTCAGCAGCTGACCCAGCTGGGAGAAGGCACCGAAGACACCCGCCGCCGCGTGTTTTTAGACAACCTGATCGCCGAGCCCCTGCATCCCGCCGACCGGGTGAAGACCGTAATCGAGACCCTGACCGACCCCGACAACCGGCTGCTAGTAACCAGCGAAGTAGTAGGCAAAGGACAAGCGGCAGAACGACGGGCGATCGTCGATGTCGCCCACGAAGCCCTAATCCGCCACTGGCGACTCCTGCGACAGTGGATCGAACAAAACCGCGACCTGCTCAGACAGCAGCGCCGCATCGAAGCCAGCGCCGTCACCTGGCAGGAACGGGAGAAAGCGAAGGGATACCTGCTGCAGGGCCTGCCGCTGATTGAGGCGATGCAGTTTCAAAAACGGCGGGCGGATACCTTTCCACTGTCGGATGCAGCGAAAGCGTTTATTCAGAAAAGCCGGCAACAGCGGAACTGGGATCGGCTCAAGACCGCCAGCTGGCTGATTATTCCGGCCCTGGTACTGATTCCTGTGGTGGAACACAGCCTTCGCCAGAGCCGGATTGAAGCCAACTTGGATCGCATAACAGAGCAAGAAGGCACTATTGCTGAGCGCCGCGCCCTGCAGGAACTTGTGGCCGGGTGCGCTGAACAGCGATCAATGAATTGGCTGCCTACGTACATTACAGAACGGCTGTTTGGCAACTGTCATCCCCTCTGGGAAGCTCCACTAGAAAACGCCAACCTCAGCAACGCCGACCTCAGCTACGCTGACCTCATCACTGCTGACCTCAGCGGTGCCAGTCTCATGAACACCGACCTCAGCTACGTCGAACTCAGCGGCGCCAACCTCAGCTCCGTCGACCTCAGTGATGCCGACCTCAGCGACGCTAACCTCATCGCCGCCGATCTCCGCTACGCCTTCCTCAGTAACACCGACCTTAGTGATGCCGACCTCGGCGCTGCTAACCTCAGCGAGGCCATATTTTTTGGCCTGGATTTACAAGCAGCTCAACATCTATCTGTTGATCAGCTGCAGGGGGAA